The following coding sequences are from one Halomicrobium zhouii window:
- a CDS encoding PadR family transcriptional regulator, which produces MYDLTGFQRDLLYVIAGLEEPHGLAIKEELEDYYESEVNHGRLYPNLDTLVEKGMVEKGQRDRRTNFYTLTSRGRRELSARQDWEAQYVTA; this is translated from the coding sequence ATGTACGATCTAACTGGATTCCAGCGTGATCTGTTGTACGTCATCGCGGGCCTCGAAGAACCCCACGGACTCGCTATCAAGGAAGAACTCGAAGACTACTACGAGAGCGAGGTCAATCACGGTCGTCTCTACCCCAACCTGGACACACTCGTCGAGAAGGGGATGGTCGAGAAGGGCCAGCGCGATCGCCGGACGAACTTCTACACGCTCACCAGCCGTGGTCGGCGTGAGCTGTCGGCACGACAGGACTGGGAAGCCCAGTACGTCACCGCCTGA